Genomic window (Allostreptomyces psammosilenae):
GCGGCGGGCGCGGCAGGGGACGGCGCGGGCTGGTACGACCAGCCGGAGGTGGCCGAGATGGCCGCTCTCCTCGACACGCTCGCCGACCGCTACCGCTCGATGTCCGAAGGCCGGCTGCGGGCGCGCACGCCCTCGGGGCCGTCCCGCGCCCGGGCGGGGCTGGAGCTGGCCCGGGCCCTCGCGCTGGCCGCGCAGGGCCTGGAGTTCGTGGCCGCCGCCCCCGCCCCACAGGCCCCCGCGTCCCCCGCAGAGGCACCGCCGCAGGGCTGGCGGATCATGCCGGAGGCGGGGGTGTTCAGCGTGGGCGACCAGCTCGCGGTCGCCGCTCACGACCTGCTGGCAGCACTCCCCGCCGTCGCCCCCGACACGCTCGTCCCGGGACCGGAATCGGAGGACGCGGAGCGCACGGCGCGGCGGCAGCGCACGGCGCGGCGACTGGTGGCCGACTGCCTCGCCGCCGCGCGCGAACTGGAGCGTCTGAGCCGCTGACCAGGGCGCCCCCCGAGCCAGCGAGCCCGCCCCAGCAACGCCCTCCAGCCCGCCCCGCCGACCCTCAGCTCGAGGCCCGGCCCTCAGCGCGAGGCCCAGCGCGAGGCCCGGCCCTCAGCGCGAGGCCCAGCGCGAGGCCCGGCCCTCAGCGCGAGGCCCAGCGCGAGGCCCGGCCCTCAGCGCGAGGCGATGACCCGGTCGGCGAGCAGGTACACGGTGCTCTCCGGCTGGCCGTCCAGGGCCATCGAGCCGAACCCCCCGCCCGCGCCCGGCGCCCCGATCGCGAAGGTGAGCGTGTAGGCGCCGCCGATGGCCGAACCGCCCAGCAGCCGCACCGCGAGGCCCTCACGCAGGGCCTCGATGAGCCGAGCGGTGGCGTGGTCGTCCCCCGGGGTCACGCACAGCGTGGTGCCGCCCTCGAAGACGTAGACGTCGAGCCGGCCGAGCGGCCCCGGACGCACGTCCACCAGCGGCACCCGGTCCACCGCCAGGGCGCTCAGCCGCGCGTCGGTCCACTCCGGGGACGGCGTGTTGGGGCGCCAGCCGGGCTGGGAGGGGTGACGCGGCGGGGTGGGGTGCCTGGTCTGGCCGGGGAACGGGACGTCCCGCGTGCGGGCCGGGACGGGCGCCCGGTCCGTCGTCCCGGCCGAGCCCAGGCCGCCGCGCTCCGGGCCGGGACGGCCACCAGGGGCGCCGGGGCCACCGGGAACGCCGGGACCACCCGGAACACCACGGCCGGTGATGCCACGGGGACCTCCGGCGCCCGTGGCGCCCGTGGGGCCGGTGGGAACGGTAGGGCCGGCGGGCCCGTCCAGGCCCTCCATCGCCGATCGCAGCGCGTCGCTGAAGCGCGGGTCCGTCTCCGCCGCCCGGGCGTCCTGCGCCCCCTCGGCGCGCTCGTCGCCCTCGAGGCCCCGCGCTCCGGCCGTCCAGCCCGGCGCGTCGGCGTCCGCCTCGGCGCCCGTGGCCCGCGCCGGAACCCCCGGAGCGGGACGAACGCCTGGAACGCCGGGAACACCGGGAACGCCGTGGAGGTCGGGAGTGCCCGGAGCGTCGGACGCTCGGAAGGTGTCGTGCGCGCCGGGGCCGTCCGACGCCTGCCGGCGACGGGCGGCCAGCTCCCGGGAGGCCAGTCGGACGGCGACCAGCAGGCCGATGACTATGGCGGCGAGCAGCAGGAGCGGCACGAGGTACGAGGCGGACACGGATGTGCTCCTTGAGACGGCGGTATCGGAGCCGATTGCGGGCGACGGAGGCCCGGACCGTTCCACCCTGCCCCACCTGCGTGGCTTTCGCAGTGACCAATGTCCTATTTTGGCAGGGTTCTGGAGAATCGGGCATGTGTTCTTCCCCATGTGGGTAGCGCACTCGTGCCGCCGTGGCAATGACTGTGACGCACCGTCATCGTATTGGTGCCCATGGTGCGCGTCCGCCGCTCGTCCCCGAGCGCCCACGTGAGGGGAGGGCGAGGGGACGATGTGCCACGTTGCGGCGTTGTTCCATGTGGAAAAGAAGTACACGGAACGGCTACGCGTCGGACATGTCGGCGCAGTATCGGCGTAACAGGAGAGCGGCACCATTGAGCAGGCACACGGATTCCGGCGGCGAGGACGGCGGCGGAGACGGAACCGGGGCGTGGGCCTGGGACGGTTTCCCGTCATCCGGGTCCCGGCACGCGGCGGAAGTCGTGTCGGCCGGACGGGACATACCGGATGGGCAGGACGACACACCGAACGGGGAGCGCACGGGAGAGTACGCGGGAGAGGCGGGATACGGAACCATGGCTCTGTGGCGGGTACGCGCCGAGATCGACGACGAGCCGGGTAGGCTCGCCGCCCTCGCCGGTGCCCTCGCCGAGCAGGGAGCCAACGTCTTCGGGCTCAGCGTCCAGCCGGACGCCTCCGGCCCGGTCGACGAGTTCTTCGTTGAGGTGCCCCCCGAGGTGGGCCGCTACCGGCTGGTGGAGGCGGTGACGGTGGCCGGCGGTCGACGCGTCACCGTGCTTCCGGCCGAGCCCCACGACCTGCTGGACACGCCGACCAACGCGCTGGTGCTGGCCGCCCGGTTGCTGGCCGATCCGGAGTCCCTGCCGGAGGTGCTCACCGAGCTGCTCTTCGCCGACGAGGGCGCCTGGGAGGACTGGGACCCGGCCGACGGCGACGAGGGCGAGTGGCGGGACACCCCGGCCCCCCTGCCGCACCCGGAGACCGGCGAGGACCGCACGTCCCTCGCGCTTCCGGTCTACGACGGGCGGCGGGTGGTGCTGCACCGTGCCGGCCTGCCGTTCACCCTCACCGAGGCGGCCCGCGCGGTCGCGATGGTGGAGCTGCTGGACACCTACCGCGACGCCGCCGAGCAGCGGCCGGCGGTGCCGTCCACGGGAGCCGTGACCCCTGCGGGGGCCGTGGCGCCGGCGGCGGCGTCCCGTTCGGCGGCCTCCGAGATGGCGGCCGACCTGGCGGCGCAGGTGGCCGAAACCGCACGGGTGGCGCCGGCCGCGGTGGGAGGACACCACGCGGAAGAGGGATCATCATGACCATGCGTGGCGAGCGCGACCGCCGCACGGCGCCGCGCGCCACGCGCACCGACCGGGTACGGGGAGGGCGAAGCGTTCGGAGCGGCTCCCGGCCGCTTCGGCCCCACGTGCCCCAAGGGCTGTAAGCGCCCCTGACACGCTTGCAGCCCAGGCGAGGACCGCCGCAGTCCCGTCCCGCCCGGACCGTTCTCTCCAACGGTCCGGGCGGGTGCGGCGGTCCTCGCGGAAATCCCCCACCGCGTCCGGCCCTCCCGCACCCCGGCCCCCCCGCCCCTCCTGGCATCCCGACCCCTCGCTCCCCCTGGGGACGCCCGAACCGGAGCCTTCGGCTCAGCTCTCCGGCATCCCGGTCGGGCGGTGGTAGCTCGACAGCGCCTCGTTGAACCGGGTGAGCAGCCGGTCGAACTCCGCCTGGTCGTCCCGCGGCCAGTCCGAGACCAGCAGCCGCATCAGCTCACGCCGTGACTCGCGCACCTCGGACAGCCGCCGGCGGCCCTCCTGGGACAGGTCCAGCAGCACCGCCCGGCCGTCCTCCGGGTTGGGGACCCGGTCCACCAGCCCGCCCTCGACCAGCGGGGCGACCTGCCGGGTCACCGTGGAGGAGTCGATCCCCATGGACTCCGCCAGCGCCTTCACCCCCACCGGACCCTCCAGTTCCAGCCGGTTCAGCAGCAGGTAGGCCGCCCGGTCCATGGAGTTGCGCTGCCTGCCCACGCCGCCCATCCGGGTCTGCTCGGCCCGCCGCGCGAACAGCGCCACCTGGTGCTGCAGGTGGTCGTACAGGGCGTCCTCGGTGCTGGTCATCGAAAGCTCGCGTTTCCCGTGCCTGGCGTGAGTGCGTGAGTGATGGAGGGGCGGGCGTCGGAACCGGCTCCCGTCGGCCCCGCGGCGCGTGTCCAGCCGCCGCCCGGTGTGCCGTGGGCGGCCCGCGCGCCTGCGACACAGCGTACGGGCCGGGGCCCCTCCACAGGCGGGCCGGAACACGGCGGTGACCGTCCTGAAACCCACCTGCGTCCCCCGCCCTCCGCCCGGCCGGCGAGCCGCTGGAATGCCGCGCCGCCGCCGCTCGTTGAACGACTCGGGGATGCCAGGGACACACGACGCGAGGAGCCGCCGGCATGCTGTTCAACCGCTTCAAGAACGCCCTGCCCACCGCCGAGGACGCCCTGCCGGGCCGCGAGCGTCCACTCTTCCCGCTCCAGGAACGCCACGACGTCCTGGGCACCCCCCTCGCCGCCCCGTACCCGGAGGGGCTGGAGGTGGCGGACTTCGGGCTGGGCTGCTTCTGGGGCGCCGAGCGCGCCTTCTGGCAGGTGCCCGGCGTCTGGACCACCCTTGTGGGTTACCAGGGCGGCCACACCCCCAATCCCACCTACGAGGAGGTGTGCAGCGGCCTGACCGGCCACACCGAGGCGGTCCGGGTCGTCTTCGACCCGTCGAAGGTGAGCTACCAGCAGCTCCTCAAGGTCTTCTGGGAGGCCCACGACCCCACCCAGGGCTTCCGCCAGGGCAACGACGTCGGCACCCAGTACCGCTCCGCCGTCTACACCCACTCCGACGAGCAGCGCCAGGCCGCCGAGGCCTCCCGCGCCGCCTTCCAGGAGGTCCTCACCCGCGCCGGCCACGGCACCATCACCACCGAGATCGCCCCCGCCGCCCCCTTCTACCCCGCCGAGCCCTACCACCAGCAGTATCTGGACAAGAACCCCGGCGGCTACTGCGGCCTAGGCGGCACCGGCCTGACCTGCCCGGTGGGCATCGCCGCGGCGGGTGGGTGAACGCTCGACCGGATCCGGCCCGGCCGCCGGCGCTGTGGGGCGCGGGCGGTGGGCGCCGGGGGCGGTGCCCGCGGCCCCCCTCTGGCTGCGGGCACCGCCCTTCCGGGTCGGCGAACCGGCTGTGAGGCGGTTCGCCGGGAGGGTGGCTGGGTGGCCGTCAGTGACGGCGCAGGTGGAAGACTCCGGGGGTGGGGGAGGGGACGCCGGTGACGAGGTTGCGGATCTGGCCGCTGAGGACGTAGTCGCCGTGCGGGGTGACGGCGACCGTCGTCGGGTCCGGCACGGGCCACGGCCGGTCGGAGGCGGTGTGGGCGCGGCGCCAGTTGTCGCGGGAGCGCAGCACCAGGACGGCGTCCCGGCCGGGCAGGCCGTCAGGCCGGGGCTCCAGGTCGTTCATGACGCCCACGAGGGAGCCGTCCGGGCGCAGGCCGAGGCCGTCGAGGTGGCTCACCGGGCGGTCCAGGCGGACCTCGGTGACCTGGGCCGGGCGGCCGGGGCGGGCGGGGACGACCCGGAACAGCGGGCCGCCGACGAAGCGGGAGACCACCAGGAAGCCGGCGGGGTGGGCCACGATGCCGTTGAGCCCGGTGCCCGGGGAGGGGAAGCGGGGGTCGGTGACGGTACCGGTGACGCCCAAGCGGTCGACGTGGGTGATGGTGGAGGCGATCGAGTCGGTGACGTGGACGGTGCCGTGGGCGTCGACGGCGAGGTCGTTGGCCGCGGAGTCCGCGCTGCCGGCGGAGATGTCCACGAGGCGTCGCACGGCGCCGGTGGCCAGGTCGAAGACGCCCACCCCGGACAGCGGCGGGAGGTCGTAGCCGGCGGCCCGGAGGAAGTAGTTGTTGTAGGCGGCCAGGACGCGACCGCGCGGGAGGTCCACGTGGACGCCCAGCACCGAGACGGGGGCGAAGTTGGCGACCAGCGGGGTGACGACGCCGTCCGGAGTGACCACCGAGAGCGTGCCCTGGAGTGCCGAGCCGACCAGGAACGCCTTCCGCGTGGGGTCCCAGGCGACGCCCTCGGGGAAGAGGTCCGGGGCGGTGGCGGTGATGGTGTCCGGAAGGGGGGAGCCGAACCGGCCCGCCGCCTCCGTGGCGGGACGCGCGGCGGCGGACGGGACGAGCGGGGCCGGCCCGAGACCGCCGGCGAAGGCGCCGACGGCGGCGCCAGCGAGGGCGAGACGGAGCAGCGCGCGGCGGGAGGGGGTCGGGGAAGCCTGGGACGACGGTGCGGGCGACAGGTCTCCGGCGGACATGACATCCACTGTGGCAAGGGGCGCGCGGGGACGGCAACGGCCGGCCTGAGGTCTTGCTGAGGGCGGCCTACAGGGTCGCTGAAGGGGACGGGCCAGGGTTGTGAACGGTGCCGCGGGCCGGGCCGGGCCGGGCCAGGCCGGGTCGGGCCGGGTTGTGGAAGGGATGTGGACGGGCGGGCGGCGGCGCTTCGGCCGGGTGTGACCGCGCGGGTCGCGGTGGTCCCGGCCGAAGCGGTCGGCCGTCGTCGGCGGGGCCGCGCTCAGCGGTCGTCCCCGTCCTCCTCCTCGTCCTCGTCCTCGTAGCCCTCCTCCTCGTCCTCCAGGAGCGAGTCCGGGTCGAAGGTGGCGATCTCGGACTGCCAGGAGGCCTGCGCCAGCTCGACGCCCGGGATGTCGCTCACCAGGTCGAAGGGGTCGATGAAGTAGGCCACGGCCTCGGAGGCGTCCTCCTGGACCGACTCCAGCGCCGGCTCGCGGTCCTCCTCGGGCATGTACTCGTCGGCGCGGATGTGCTCCACGGCGCCGTTCCGCAGCGCCTCCTCGTCGGTCAGTTCGACGACCAGTTCCACCTGGAGGCGGACGTAGCGGGGGGAAGATTCGGTGCTCATGGCAGGGAGCCTAGGGGGCGAGGCGTTCCCGGCGTAATCGACGCTCCCCGCTGACCCCCTGGTGGACCCCACGGGGGTCCCCCGGCCGATGCCATGTGGCTCCCCTGGCCGACCCCACGAGGGTCCCGGTGGGCCCCGTGGGAGGCCGTCGGCGGGATCGGGTTCCGCGCCGGGGCGGGGTGGAAGACTGGCCGCATGCACAGCGAGGCGGTATCGCTCGACGACGTCCGGGGCGCCCGGAAGATGCTGTCCGGGATCGCCCGGACGACGGTCATGCAGGGCAGCCGGCACCTGAGCGCGCTGGTCGGCGGTCCGGTGCAGCTGAAGTGCGAGAACCTGCAGCGCACCGGCTCGTTCAAGATCCGCGGCGCCTACGTGCGGATCGCCGGGCTGCGCCCGGAGGAGCGGGCCGCCGGGGTGGTGGCGGCGAGCGCCGGCAACCACGCGCAGGGCGTGGCGCTGGCGTCCTCGCTGCTCGGCGTGGAGGCCACGGTGTTCATGCCGGTCGGCGCGCCGCTGCCGAAGATCGCCGCCACCCGGGAGTACGGCGCCCGGGTGGAGCTGGCCGGCGCGCACGTCG
Coding sequences:
- a CDS encoding MarR family winged helix-turn-helix transcriptional regulator yields the protein MTSTEDALYDHLQHQVALFARRAEQTRMGGVGRQRNSMDRAAYLLLNRLELEGPVGVKALAESMGIDSSTVTRQVAPLVEGGLVDRVPNPEDGRAVLLDLSQEGRRRLSEVRESRRELMRLLVSDWPRDDQAEFDRLLTRFNEALSSYHRPTGMPES
- the msrA gene encoding peptide-methionine (S)-S-oxide reductase MsrA is translated as MLFNRFKNALPTAEDALPGRERPLFPLQERHDVLGTPLAAPYPEGLEVADFGLGCFWGAERAFWQVPGVWTTLVGYQGGHTPNPTYEEVCSGLTGHTEAVRVVFDPSKVSYQQLLKVFWEAHDPTQGFRQGNDVGTQYRSAVYTHSDEQRQAAEASRAAFQEVLTRAGHGTITTEIAPAAPFYPAEPYHQQYLDKNPGGYCGLGGTGLTCPVGIAAAGG
- a CDS encoding gluconolaconase, yielding MSAGDLSPAPSSQASPTPSRRALLRLALAGAAVGAFAGGLGPAPLVPSAAARPATEAAGRFGSPLPDTITATAPDLFPEGVAWDPTRKAFLVGSALQGTLSVVTPDGVVTPLVANFAPVSVLGVHVDLPRGRVLAAYNNYFLRAAGYDLPPLSGVGVFDLATGAVRRLVDISAGSADSAANDLAVDAHGTVHVTDSIASTITHVDRLGVTGTVTDPRFPSPGTGLNGIVAHPAGFLVVSRFVGGPLFRVVPARPGRPAQVTEVRLDRPVSHLDGLGLRPDGSLVGVMNDLEPRPDGLPGRDAVLVLRSRDNWRRAHTASDRPWPVPDPTTVAVTPHGDYVLSGQIRNLVTGVPSPTPGVFHLRRH